The Candidatus Aegiribacteria sp. DNA segment GGTCCAACCATTTTGAAGGGGAAATATTCCGATGCGTCTTCCAGAGGGTATGGTGTTTCCTCGTAGAGGAGTGTGCCAAGATCTATCTGAGCGGAATTGATGCTGTAATCCTGCATGAACCAGTAGTAGTCGGTTCCGCTGCTTAAACAACAGTAATAATACCCTGCGATAAGGCCGTCATACAGAGGATGATGGTGCCTGATGAGACCGTACTGCGCGTACTCCGTGTAAAATCCTTCGAAAGAAACCTGGTCCTGCACATCAAGAAGTATAAAATTCAGAGAATAGAGAGTATCGGTACAGAAGGTTTCCTCCAGGGATGTGATCAGCATTACGTTCGGTGTGTCAGTATCATCCAGGCAGATGGCCACAGAGGCCATTGAACAATCGTGGAATGTTGCCTCATCGACAGGGGTGGTTCCATCGTACCTTGCCACCCTTGCATCACCGGAATAATCTATCCAGCTCACATAGAGATAATCATTTCCCGTGAAGCGCAGAGGAACCATGTCGACATTAGCCGCACAGACCCCAATCAGAAGGATAGGCACCATATATTTGATCATGATAATTCTCCTGACTACCCCATAGAATGCTGTTTTTTCATCTGCAGTATTTCCTGGAAGGACAATTCGACATATCCTGCCCTGTCAAATCTCCTTCCTTATGACAATACTAACGGCAATCATGCCCGGTCAATGCTTCTTGTCCTGTTCCGGGGAGAGTAAACCTGATATTTACGGTATATGCATAATTTATTCTATATTACACATTGTGTAAGTGTCGCAAGTGGCGTCCGACCCCGAATGGATTGAAATGGTTAAACAGATAAAATCACAGCGCTATATAAAATTATTGCGATATACTGTTTACTTTTTTATCATATCAGGTTTGATAGCAGGGTTCTTAATGGGCGTCGTACGGAAGAACGCAAGCCCGGAAGTTAAAGCAATCATTGAGTGGATCTTTATCATTTTTGAGAATGGAATTCGATCGATAACCACGATAATCGGATTTTATATAACCATCAAGTATGTTAAAAACTCAAGAGGTAAGATATCCAAATTCAGGCTGATCAGTTTTGCCAGTTTCTCCATTTCGTTCTTATTCTTATATCTGATCCTGCCATTCATACTGCGATTTACAGAATTCTATGTTGCCCTGATGCCCTTTCCATGGGCATCATTGCCATTTCAAGCACCGATAACAGGTTCTCACCTGACTGTTTCACTGACTAAGATACTGGACTGGAACGGAGTTGTTATTACGCTCTGGGTATTTTACATATACCAATTGATTGTACTTATAGGGACAGTATTCTTAGGAAGACGCTGGCACTGCAGTATGCTTTGCACATTTGTCGGCGCTCATGCAGAAGCATTTGGCGAAGCATTGCCCTTAATCTCTCATAATAAAAAACGCCCGCGATCCAAGGTGGTCCATCCGAAGATGCGGACAATCCTTTCTGTATTTCAAATTTTCATGATTGTCATCTGTCTGGCCCTGATGGTTGCCTGGGGAATATTTTTCTTCACCGGAATTGTGACTATTCCCGTGAGGATATTAATTAATATTGAGAGAATTAAATATCTGGTCTTTGAATTATACCTGATGATCTTTTTCATGCTATTTGTCGGAGCAAGATCTTATTGTTATTACTGCCCTGCCGGTACCCTGCTTGGTGTTATTGGGAGAATCGCCGGGCAGCAGATCACCACCGGACTTACGAAATGCAACAGCTGCGGATTATGTAATGACGTATGCAAAATGTCGATTGATATAATGAGCAAGGCGAAGACCGGTGAGCCGGTAAGATCTTTAAACTGTGTGGGGTGTGGAGTTTGTGTTGAGACCTGCCCTGCCGGTAACCTGCAGTTCACTACACTCTTCCTGACAAAATATCGCAGCAGAAAAGCAGGGCATTCAATTACCGGCCGATAGTTGATATCGATCCGGGCAAGCCCTCCGATTCAGTTACTGATACCGGATTACCCGGTACAAAAAGCTTCATTGAGAACGGATTTCCAGAAGATAGACCGAAGTGAAGGTATCTGCTGTTCTGACTTGTGGTACCGCTTCCACCCTCAACCTGCCTGAGGTATATGATGCCGTCCTGCTCCAGCTCAACGGTACATCCGATACCTGATGGATTTACACCATCAGGTGGATAAACCTTGACGATTGCACCGTAGCCGCTTTCCGTGACATTTCTCAGGAGTATTGGGCCATCTCCGGAACCAATCATCAGATCGAGTTTTCCGTCAAGATCGAAATCAGCAGCTGCCGCACCCCAGCCGTTGAATACTCTGGCACCTGCGAGCCATGTTACATCTCTGAAGGTTCTGTCACCCTGATTCAGATAGAGAAAACTCCGTCTGTCAGAATATATTGAGGTAATAAAGAGATCAAGCCATCCATCGTTGTTGAAATCACCCCATACAGGGTTTGAATGTGTTTCCTCGAACCTGATCCCGGCTTTTCCTCTTCCGTCAGTGAAGAGATCGTCTTCATTGACAAGCAGTTCGCTCATATCGGAAAAAACAATATATCTTGGATGAGCAAGGTTTGCAGAGAATAGATCCCAGTCTCCATCACGATCATAATCTCCCCACGCGCTGCCGATAGTGTGTCCCCACCAGCCGTCTGTATCCGTT contains these protein-coding regions:
- a CDS encoding 4Fe-4S binding protein, producing the protein MGVVRKNASPEVKAIIEWIFIIFENGIRSITTIIGFYITIKYVKNSRGKISKFRLISFASFSISFLFLYLILPFILRFTEFYVALMPFPWASLPFQAPITGSHLTVSLTKILDWNGVVITLWVFYIYQLIVLIGTVFLGRRWHCSMLCTFVGAHAEAFGEALPLISHNKKRPRSKVVHPKMRTILSVFQIFMIVICLALMVAWGIFFFTGIVTIPVRILINIERIKYLVFELYLMIFFMLFVGARSYCYYCPAGTLLGVIGRIAGQQITTGLTKCNSCGLCNDVCKMSIDIMSKAKTGEPVRSLNCVGCGVCVETCPAGNLQFTTLFLTKYRSRKAGHSITGR